A portion of the Sabethes cyaneus chromosome 3, idSabCyanKW18_F2, whole genome shotgun sequence genome contains these proteins:
- the LOC128743433 gene encoding rRNA-processing protein FCF1 homolog, which translates to MAKRNQLKRLQSQRSAQLKRMIKPTDNRLKAEDRLAPKKKKKASDTELKVMEKPQVSSAMFFQYNTQLGPPYHILVDTNFINFSIKNKLDIIKTMMDCLYAKCIPYVTDCVVGELEKLGPKYKLALRIIKDPRFERINCMHRGTYADDCLVQRVTQHKCYIVATNDKDLKRRIRKIPGVPIMNVALNRYVIERMPDAFEPMAKK; encoded by the exons ATG GCTAAGAGAAATCAACTGAAACGCCTGCAATCGCAACGGTCCGCACAGTTAAAACGTATGATTAAACCCACGGATAACCGATTAAAAGCGGAAGATCGTTTGGCtccgaagaaaaagaaaaaagcctCTGATACGGAACTAAAAGTCATGGAGAAACCGCAAGTCAGTTCGGCAATGTTTTTCCAATATAACACACAACTGGGACCGCCTTACCACATACTAGTCGATACGAATTTCATAAACTTTAGCATCAAAAACAAACTGGACATCATAAAAACCATGATGGATTGCCTGTACGCCAAGTGTATTCCGTACGTTACGGATTGCGTGGTCGGTGAGCTGGAAAAGCTGGGGCCCAAGTACAAGCTAGCGTTGAGGATTATCAAAGATCCGCGCTTCGAACGTATCAACTGTATGCATCGCGGGACGTACGCTGACGACTGCCTGGTGCAGCGGGTAACACAGCACAAGTGCTACATTGTCGCCACCAACGATAAGGACCTGAAGCGAAGAATCCGAAAGATTCCAGGTGTTCCGATAATGAACGTTGCACTCAATCGGTATGTTATCGAGCGTATGCCGGACGCGTTCGAACCGATGGCAAAGAAATAA